TAACTCTGCATCCACTATATCGCGATAACTCATTTAGACATTATCCTAGTTCTGTTGATTAGTCTTACTCATcctgtaaatatttctaataaacTACCTACCTATAAAACCATGTAAGAAATTATGTTTTAATCCTGAAGaagcatttattttgtattataaaatgtataggTGGAGCAACATTAAATATTGTTTGTTTGCAGAAATTTCTTCAGCTCTTCTATGATGTAAAAGtttatcaaatttataaaattaaatttcaccAATAACCTTCAAAGATCGCCAACTATAAAGTCAAGGCAACATTAATGCCAAAATATTGAATGACTCGCATAATTCCACATCCAAGACCACAGAGCCAGCCTGATTGGGATTATCTTGGCATCGCCTCGTGTTCTGCTGGATTACACACTCCAATGTCCAACTTAAGTAAGCTTAACAATTGatgtttttggaaaaaaaaaataccaagtGCGTAATGAGAGAACAATTGGCATTAATTTTATGAAGTGTGAGATTTACATTTTAAGCATTTGGCCAGTGTTTCCCGATTGGTCATGATTAGCGGTAGCAATCCAATGCGAATTTGTGCTCGTGCTCGATTTTCGCATTTCAGCGAGACCGGTTTTCGGGCATGCCAAAATATCCGGTAGCAACAATCGCactttttgcaattttaatgTCGCACACAAATTGAATGTCAAATTACTTGGGACATATCTGCTGCTGGCACACGGACACTCTGGCGCTGACTCGGGCCcgaaatatgtatgtatgtccaATTGGCCGGCAAGAAATAATTTGCTCCACATTTCCCGCACAAAGGTCCAACGCAACCACATCGCCACTGCCAGAGCTCTTGGCCTTTCGCGGCTCTTTGTTTGGCACTGCCGGGGATAATAATCGACAGCCTCGACACTGGTCAGTACCCAGCATGGATCTCTATTGAAATAACTGGGCGAAGTTAACTAACAAATTTGATTGCATATAGGAGGAGGCGACTTTGGAAAGAATTAAAAAGTAATAGTAGATTAAAATGTTAGaaaaaaacgaataaaataatcaataaatcacgtaaataaaaatatagttatattagtaatacaaaaatgaatttaacaACTATATTCCAACAgactaaattatatttaaatcagtttagaccaagaaaaacaaaagacttaagCGAAGAACTCAATATCAAGTAATCAGAGTATGTTAATCCTTTCTTAACTATATCACATTATACaagataaataatttatagaatatCAACAGCAATTTAAGCCGAACAAGTGAAACCTGTTAACAAACATTAACGTTAATGAGGccaatatacatatgtacatataaccGTTATAAACCAATGaactatacaaaaaaaaaatcaatagaaGCTTGTGAGCTATTGTAACACAAAGCTATATCCGTGACACACATATAAACGATTATGACTTACTTTTCTTTGATACGATTGGGTAAATTCCAAActtgaaattaattgaatttttggggGAGTAAATAAGGGAACACCGCTGAGCGgaaaaataatgattaaaagaaaaaattcgATTTGACTTTGAAACTGGAGTTGTGGAATTTCAATGTTGCCGACTATTGTTGATTGAATTTAAATGGGTAATCGAGCTGTTAGGTTACTAGCTTCAAAATCCATTGAATCCTTGAGTAAAACATTCTTTTTATATGAATAAtaagtgtatattttttggaggCATTCGTATAACTATAACAAAAAGGGTTTCGGGGATCAGTTCTTAGTGGTGGTAGGCAACAGCGGGGGCGGCGTACGAGGTGTAGGTGGCAGGGGCGGCATAGTGAGCCACTGGAGCCACAGTCTTGACCACAGCGGGGGCAGCGTAGTGGGCAACTGGAGCCACGGTCTTGACCACGGCTGGGGCAGCGTAGTGGGCAACGGGAGCAACGGTCTTCACGACAGCTGGGGCAGCGTACGAGGTGTAGGCAGCGGGGGCGGCATAGTGGGCCACAGGGGCAGCGGCAACGGTCTTCACAACGGGAGCAACGGCAACGGCCTTGACAAGGGGCTCACGGTTCACCACGGCGTTGAATCCGTTGATGGGATCGGCGGTGTACTGGACGGTCCTCTTGTAGCCATCGGCATCGATCAGGGAGTACTCGCCGCGGACCACATCTCCGTCGCGCTCCTCCACCTGGCTCTTGGAGTCTCCAGACAGAGAGTCCTGGACATCGTAGGCGTACTTGTACTGGGGATGGGGATCGTactcctcggcagccttggcCAGGACGGGCTGGGCATGGGCCACGGCCACAGGTGCGTGGGCGTAGGTGGCCACAGCGGGAGCGGCGTGGTACACCTGGGCGGCGGGCAGAACACCGGCGTTGGCGGCGGCGATCAGGGCGAAGAGAGCGATGAACTGAAAGGGGAACCCGGATTAGGAGCTGGTTCTTGGCCCGTATCTGTATCCTTGGAGCATACCTTGAATGCCATTTTGAGTTGTTTGGTTTGGTTagtggagctgctgctgctgttggttgCTGAGAGGCGAAGTGAACTGTGAGGGCTACTGGGCCAGCACTCCGCTTATATACGGAGATGGAGCGATCTCTGCGCTGCTTGGCCACGCTCTTGGCGTAATTAGTGCAATTCACTTATGCTAAGTAAACGTGTGTGCAGAGGGAAATGCGTAGCATTGAGGCCGTGCTCAATCTTTGTATCTTTGCGGTTTGTCAtccaaataaatgcaatttatccAAGAGATACGAAAAGCGTGCGCACTGTCATTTCTACCGTTTGGCTCAAACCAGTTTTGGTTCACGAAacagttaattaatttataggtaagtagtTTAAGTGGgatttaatcaaaaaaaggCAGGGGAATACTTTGGCTTGTTATGaaggcaaatatttatgatattatatttattataatataataactaGGAAAATTATTATCACTAACAGCATACCTCTggccaagtttttttttttaaatatataggtAAGCTAAGAACctaatgttaaatataaattaggtCTTAGCATTTTTTTGTCTAATCATAACACCCACACTTCTCAGAATTAGGTAATTAAAATTGGCCTGGTGTAATCGATCGTGTGCACCTGGGGATTCCAATCGAAGTCTTCCAAGTGGACAGAACCGAAGAGGGTGCGTGACTATTTTTACAAGCCCCCCAGCGCCGTTCGAGGTGAAGCGCCAAAAATGAATTCCAATTAGGTGTCATCAATGTCGCCAAGTCGCATATAAAATCCAATGGCCCACACCGGGTCAGACATTCAGTGTTTGGCTTTAGCCCAAGACAGCAACAGTTAATCAAAATCAACTAACCAACAATGGCCCTTAAGGTTAGTCGCAGGATTAAGGCTCCTAAGGATTACCAGTGCAACCAATAAAAAGTGTTATTAAATCAGAAACTCCTGCAAATGCCAGTTCTTATACTAATTACTTTATTTACTTGAATATTCCTACAGCTCGTGATCGCTTTGGCTCTCTTCGCCGTGGCCCATGGAGCCGTACAGAGAACCGCTGCCCCGGTGGCAGTGGCTGCCACTCCCGTTCCCGTCCTGGCCAAGACAGTTGAGCTAGAGGAGGTGGATCCGCATCCGCAGTACTCCTACAGCTACGACGTGCAGGACTCCCTCTCTGGTGACAACAAGGGACATGTGGAGGAGCGTGACGGAGACGTGGTCCGCGGCGAGTACTCCCTGATCGATGCCGATGGCTTCAAGCGCACCGTTACCTACACCGCCGATCCCGTCAACGGATTCAACGCCGTCGTCCGCCGTGAACCGCTTGCGGCCGTGGTGGCCGCCGAGCCTGTGGTGAAGGTTGCCGCTCCACTGATCAAGGCTGCCGCCCCCGTGGCCCTCGCTGCCCCAGCGCCAGCAGTTGCGATCCCAGCTCCCATCGTTCGCTCTGCTCCTCTGGCTGTTTCCACGCCCTTCGTCCGCTCTGCTCCCCTGGCAGTGGCTGCTCCCGTGATCAAGTCCGCTCCTCTGGCTCTGACCACTCCTTTTGTCCGCTCTGCTCCTTTGGCGGTGGCTGCGCCCGCTCCAGTTCTGCGCACTGCTGCCTACACCGCGCCCTTGCGGTACACCGCCCCTGCCTACACCGTCGCCAACTTGTAAACTGCTGCGACCGGAATGAGGACCACTCTCTGTTGTTTTGTTTCTATGATAATAAAATGTGATTTGTTATGTTTAAACGATCTGAGTTTGCTTGGGACTAAGACAaaagttagtttttattccttttaagaaaacaattaagaaattcattcattcattcaaagTTCTTCCTAACAAACATTTCCAAATACCACAAGTCATGGGCGTAGGTCAGTTCCAGTCCAGTGTAGTCTCTAATCCCTGTGAGTTCCCACCCAAAAGACCGATCCGGTAACATGATATCGCTCTCAAGGCAGAATAGTGAAAGCGGCCGATCCGCGAATAGCCCGCGGAGGAACACACAGATCCGAAATCTGAGGGCCTCTCCTACGACACTAAGCCGCACCACATTTGCATGTGTCCGCGGATTCCATAAATGGATCTCGTGCCCATGGCGTGGGCAGTTGTAATTGCCTCGTTTCCAGTCGATAAATTAATAAGGTAAATACCGAAGCAACAATACCAGCAaaattaaatagtaaaaaagtgtaaaaaagcTATATGAAAAGTGACAAAAATGATTTTGCCAGCAGCGAATTAATCAATTTCCATTCGTTGTTCGCATTTTGCTTTTGGCCCCTTTGAGTGGGTATAAAAAGCAGTGCTCGTGCCGGAGTAAATCATTCCACAGCCTCTCTGTCTTCGCAGCAGTTAACGGATAACCAGCAAACCCCCTTCCAAACCCAGAGCCATGGCCTTCAAGGTGAGGGATCCGCAGGAGATTGCCACCTCCTTTGCCATAACTGATCCACTTTCTTCCCCAGTTCTTCGCTGTTCTCGCCCTCGTTGCGGCCGTCAGTGCTGGAGTCCTTCCTGTCCAGCAGGTGTACCACGCCGCCCCAGCCCCTGCTGCGGTGGCCTATGCCCACGCCCCCGTGGCTGTGGCCCATGCCCAGCCCGTCCTGACCAAGGCGACCGAGGAGTACGATCCCCATCCCCAGTACAAGTACGCCTACGATGTCCAGGACTCTCTGTCCGGTGACTCCAAGAGCCAGGTTGAGGAGCGTGATGGCGACGTGGTCCATGGCGAGTACTCCCTGATCGATGCCGATGGCTACAAGAGGGTGGTTCAGTACACCTCTGATCCCGTCAACGGATTCAACGCCGTCGTCAACCGCATTCCCCTCGAGCATGTGAAGACTGTGGTGAAGACCGTGGCTCCCGTGGCTGTGCCCGTTGCTGCTGCCCCACTGCCAGTGGCCTACCATCAGCACCACTAAATGTGGATCTTGTTCCGATTTGTGGCCACTGTTGTAGATCAATAAATTGTTGAATATTTGTAAGCTCATAGAAACTAAAGTACATTATTATTGGGTGGTAATTAAAAGGTTCGTTGAGAATCCTGTGCTTATAAAGACATTCAGGTAATAAACTGTTCAGCCTTcgcataaaaatttaagagtaAAACAAGCTATAGTAAGTGGGCAGCCGAAAGGGAGTTGCCCTAATCCCACCCAATAAAACGTCAATGGAAGTGATTATTTGGCATTGCCTTGGCTCTTCTTTACGGCCTCTTAGCCATATGCATTTTGTAATCAATTTTCTGGCAgtaataactcattaaaaccCCAAATTGATCAGGCGTTCGCGTCCGACCCATTTTACACCAATCAACGAAAATTGAGGCAGACATCCGATCGGAACGAAAACGCATCGATCGGAacatttcaatgaaaacatcTGCGTCGAAGgcttattgaatttaatgcatgtAATGCGCCCGGCACTGGCTCTTGGAAACCAGTTAAGGTCACTTAAGTTGCAGCTTTGGCTTGGCCAGAAACCTTTCGCCAAGTCtgcgtctttttttttttgtatttttcggGCCTGCCTGAGAATGATTTACGCGACATTATTGGGTCCCGAATCGTTTTCCTTATCTGGCCGCCTTTCCAACGCGGACAAGTGCAAATATGCCAAGGTACTTTAAAGTAAACACCGGACAACAGACAACGGACAACGGACAGCGAGGGTTAAGGTCAAAGTCAGTTGGCATTGTTAATTACCGTTGCAGCGAACGGACTCCGctacccattcccattcccatgtTTAGCATGTAAGTACACAGCCCCAAAGATCCACGGCAACAATTCAGATTTTTAATGCCAGTGCGCATGCGCAACTCGCGGCGAGGCCCATAAACTTAACCAGGCGAATTACATTAAAGCTCGTGTCGCATTGAAAATCAGACCGGCTGAACGACAGCCGCACTTAAGCCCCGTTTGGACCAGCTCCGTGAATGAGTAAACAGCTTTCGGGGGGTTTTCCTTAcactcaaataaataaatttgaatgtTTGATTcttggaattggaattgggaTTGGGAGTACTgttcaattataattaaacttatattttacactaaactaacTTGTTGATcatttttcaaaatgttttcaatattattattattggtcTTACATGTTTTTCCAGTGTGTTGTAAATGCTTCTGGCATTGCCTTTTCGGTTTTGTCGCACATTTCGTGCGTTCTTGGACGTGTTGGACTGCGGTTTTGCTGTCCCATTACGCGGACATAACTTCATTGTGTCTTTCTGTGACAGTAAGTGTTATTTTGTCAGTAGTTGTCGCTTTCCGTAAATTCTTTCTTTTCGTCTGACCTTGAAAACGGTCGTGGGAGAGTGAAAGTGAATTacattttcggtttttataaacaaagaaataattatatgTTCAAGATACTTGTTTTTCCTGGCTGATGTTGATGAATATCAATTGtgtgaaatttaaatgaaagaGAAAAA
Above is a genomic segment from Drosophila kikkawai strain 14028-0561.14 chromosome 3R, DkikHiC1v2, whole genome shotgun sequence containing:
- the Ccp84Ad gene encoding larval cuticle protein A2B is translated as MAFKFIALFALIAAANAGVLPAAQVYHAAPAVATYAHAPVAVAHAQPVLAKAAEEYDPHPQYKYAYDVQDSLSGDSKSQVEERDGDVVRGEYSLIDADGYKRTVQYTADPINGFNAVVNREPLVKAVAVAPVVKTVAAAPVAHYAAPAAYTSYAAPAVVKTVAPVAHYAAPAVVKTVAPVAHYAAPAVVKTVAPVAHYAAPATYTSYAAPAVAYHH
- the Ccp84Ae gene encoding larval cuticle protein A3A, which produces MALKLVIALALFAVAHGAVQRTAAPVAVAATPVPVLAKTVELEEVDPHPQYSYSYDVQDSLSGDNKGHVEERDGDVVRGEYSLIDADGFKRTVTYTADPVNGFNAVVRREPLAAVVAAEPVVKVAAPLIKAAAPVALAAPAPAVAIPAPIVRSAPLAVSTPFVRSAPLAVAAPVIKSAPLALTTPFVRSAPLAVAAPAPVLRTAAYTAPLRYTAPAYTVANL
- the Ccp84Af gene encoding larval cuticle protein A2B, with the translated sequence MAFKFFAVLALVAAVSAGVLPVQQVYHAAPAPAAVAYAHAPVAVAHAQPVLTKATEEYDPHPQYKYAYDVQDSLSGDSKSQVEERDGDVVHGEYSLIDADGYKRVVQYTSDPVNGFNAVVNRIPLEHVKTVVKTVAPVAVPVAAAPLPVAYHQHH